One window from the genome of Spirosoma rhododendri encodes:
- a CDS encoding endonuclease/exonuclease/phosphatase family protein, with the protein MKRQIQTALFELLGIGLLAMQTALDWVQEAGLCWRRHPRACSVLGYLFLTMAFCYHPPVGHWVGGFVMMSLPIAILAGLVASLYLLRQRELLAGTVGLVWLALTLPIGKRLFGYGNELTTNVSAPALSVLSFNGECFGPTAAAGMGDLRADIACFQEYSPNAQLEHQYPDRLTRLTRFAGNREVGLALFSRCPIVRQYGRIWKRANAPEINGFLCADIAYGRDTVRVVNVHLWSMGVRVEQAYRAGQTGRLSTFFSELGDTFHRLKEGFDRRDEQIREVEQYVSGSRYPVIICGDFNETPFGYAYGKLRMRFRNAFEEAGEGFGFTLNRHPYCVRIDQQFFSADWYVTSCRTLSGVTFSDHFPVMARYVLKKSLAQSPGMLAQR; encoded by the coding sequence ATGAAACGACAGATACAGACGGCCTTGTTTGAGTTGCTGGGCATCGGACTGCTGGCAATGCAAACCGCACTCGACTGGGTGCAGGAGGCTGGTCTGTGCTGGCGTCGGCACCCGCGTGCCTGTTCGGTACTGGGTTATCTGTTTCTGACCATGGCGTTCTGCTACCACCCGCCCGTGGGGCACTGGGTTGGCGGTTTCGTTATGATGAGTCTGCCCATCGCGATACTGGCCGGGCTGGTCGCGAGTCTGTACCTGTTGCGGCAGCGTGAATTGCTGGCGGGCACGGTCGGGCTGGTGTGGCTCGCCCTGACGCTGCCCATCGGTAAGCGGCTGTTTGGGTACGGCAACGAACTGACCACCAATGTCTCGGCACCTGCCCTGAGCGTACTTAGTTTCAACGGGGAGTGCTTCGGCCCGACGGCGGCTGCGGGCATGGGTGATCTGCGGGCCGACATCGCCTGTTTTCAGGAGTATTCACCCAATGCCCAGCTGGAACATCAATACCCCGACCGGCTCACCCGGCTTACCCGCTTCGCTGGTAATCGGGAGGTGGGGCTGGCCCTGTTTTCGCGCTGTCCGATCGTTCGGCAGTATGGCCGGATCTGGAAACGGGCGAATGCGCCCGAAATCAACGGGTTTCTCTGCGCCGACATTGCCTACGGACGGGATACGGTGCGGGTCGTCAATGTACACCTGTGGTCGATGGGCGTGCGCGTCGAACAGGCGTACCGGGCTGGGCAAACCGGTCGTCTGAGTACCTTTTTTTCTGAGCTGGGCGACACGTTCCACCGGCTAAAGGAAGGGTTCGACCGGCGCGACGAACAGATTCGGGAAGTCGAGCAGTACGTGTCGGGGAGTCGGTACCCGGTTATTATCTGCGGTGATTTCAATGAAACACCCTTTGGTTACGCCTACGGCAAGCTGCGGATGCGGTTTCGCAATGCATTCGAAGAAGCAGGTGAAGGATTTGGTTTCACCCTCAACCGCCATCCGTACTGCGTTCGTATCGATCAGCAGTTCTTCAGCGCCGACTGGTACGTAACCTCCTGCCGGACGCTGTCGGGCGTCACCTTCTCCGACCATTTTCCCGTGATGGCCCGCTACGTGCTTAAAAAATCGCTGGCGCAGTCGCCGGGTATGCTGGCGCAGCGGTAG
- a CDS encoding 2,3-bisphosphoglycerate-dependent phosphoglycerate mutase — MPLLVLVRHGQSQFNLENRFTGSVDTPLTKLGRHEAREAGILLKHDRFTIGFTSVLQRAIDTMSIILHETGQTDLPVERNAALNERMYGDLQGTNKEEAGKRFGDDQVYRWRRSYDERPPNGESLHDTVDRVVPYFEQQILPHLNRNEPVLIVAHGNSLRALLMRLEEISPEHIETVELATGVPRQYEYDPLTGEFQLLGK, encoded by the coding sequence ATGCCCCTGCTCGTTCTGGTTCGCCACGGCCAATCGCAATTCAATCTGGAAAACCGCTTTACCGGTAGTGTCGATACCCCGCTGACTAAGCTGGGGCGTCATGAAGCCCGCGAAGCCGGTATACTGCTCAAACACGACCGCTTCACGATCGGCTTTACGTCGGTGCTGCAACGTGCCATCGACACGATGAGCATCATCCTCCACGAAACGGGGCAGACCGACCTGCCTGTCGAACGCAATGCGGCCCTCAACGAGCGGATGTACGGCGATTTGCAGGGAACAAACAAAGAAGAAGCCGGAAAACGGTTTGGCGACGATCAGGTGTACCGCTGGCGCCGGAGCTATGACGAGCGGCCACCCAACGGGGAGAGCCTGCACGACACCGTCGACCGGGTGGTTCCATATTTTGAGCAGCAGATCTTACCCCACCTCAATCGCAACGAACCCGTACTGATCGTTGCCCACGGCAATAGCCTGCGGGCGTTGCTGATGCGACTGGAGGAAATTAGCCCCGAACACATCGAAACCGTTGAACTGGCGACGGGTGTACCCCGGCAGTACGAGTACGATCCGCTAACCGGCGAATTTCAATTGCTCGGAAAATAA
- a CDS encoding MFS transporter translates to MRNDPRTLTAWTFYDWANSAHALVIVSSIFPVYFSATALNDAGGPMIDFLGFSVKNTVLFSYTISAAFLLTALLSPIFSAIADYSGRKKAFMKAFCYTGAISCSLLYFFTQETTTFAVICFWLSLIGWSGSIVFYNSYLPDIATEDQFDRVSARGFSMGYIGSVLLMVLNLVVILKRDWFGNISEGLASRLAFLTVGLWWIGFAQIPFRQLPDGIRKATAGVAQTGNYLLNGFRELGKVWRQLNGLPLAKRFLVAFFVYNMGVQTVMYVATIFGSDELKLPSTSLIVTILLIQLVAIAGAYLFSRLSEALGNTHALMIAVVVWIGICAGAYYVSSETQFFGLAAVVGLVMGGIQSLSRSTYAKLIPPTADTASYFSFYDITEKLSIVLGTLVYGLIEQLTGSMRNSVLGLLVLFVIGLGLLWRIPSQKVYRPRWEAEEVA, encoded by the coding sequence ATGAGGAACGATCCCCGTACGCTTACCGCCTGGACGTTTTATGACTGGGCTAACTCGGCGCATGCGCTGGTCATCGTGTCGAGCATTTTTCCGGTGTACTTCTCGGCAACGGCCCTTAACGACGCGGGTGGCCCGATGATCGACTTTCTGGGGTTTTCGGTCAAAAATACGGTTCTGTTCTCCTACACCATCTCGGCGGCTTTCCTGCTGACGGCGCTGCTCTCCCCTATCTTCTCGGCCATCGCCGATTATAGCGGGCGAAAAAAAGCGTTTATGAAAGCCTTCTGCTACACGGGCGCCATCAGTTGCAGTCTGCTGTATTTCTTCACACAGGAAACTACCACCTTCGCCGTCATCTGCTTCTGGCTCAGCCTAATCGGCTGGAGTGGCAGCATCGTTTTTTACAACTCGTACCTGCCCGACATCGCCACCGAAGATCAGTTTGACCGGGTGAGTGCGCGGGGCTTTTCGATGGGGTACATTGGCTCGGTGCTGCTGATGGTGCTGAACCTGGTGGTTATTCTCAAGCGCGACTGGTTCGGCAATATCAGCGAAGGACTGGCGTCGCGGCTGGCTTTCCTGACGGTCGGGCTGTGGTGGATCGGCTTCGCGCAGATACCCTTCCGCCAGTTACCCGATGGAATCCGCAAAGCTACTGCCGGGGTTGCCCAGACGGGCAATTACCTGCTGAACGGCTTCCGTGAGCTGGGTAAAGTCTGGCGTCAGCTCAACGGCCTGCCGCTGGCGAAGCGATTTCTGGTCGCCTTTTTCGTGTACAACATGGGCGTACAAACGGTGATGTACGTGGCCACCATCTTCGGCAGCGACGAACTGAAACTCCCCTCGACCAGCCTGATCGTCACCATCCTGCTGATTCAACTCGTAGCCATCGCGGGGGCTTACCTGTTCTCCCGACTGTCGGAAGCGCTTGGCAACACCCACGCCCTGATGATCGCCGTCGTGGTCTGGATCGGCATCTGCGCCGGGGCTTACTACGTCAGCAGCGAGACGCAGTTTTTCGGACTGGCGGCCGTCGTGGGGCTGGTTATGGGTGGCATTCAATCGCTCTCCCGCTCGACCTACGCCAAACTCATCCCCCCCACCGCCGACACGGCATCGTATTTCAGCTTCTACGACATCACCGAAAAGCTGTCGATCGTGTTGGGCACGCTCGTCTACGGCCTGATCGAGCAACTAACGGGTAGTATGCGCAATTCGGTGCTGGGGCTACTGGTGCTGTTTGTCATTGGGTTAGGGCTTTTGTGGCGTATTCCATCGCAAAAAGTTTACCGCCCACGTTGGGAAGCCGAAGAAGTTGCCTAG
- a CDS encoding T9SS type A sorting domain-containing protein, whose amino-acid sequence MPKIQGMRNRLSVWYGLAALMGLLSGGGASAQQQCATALNFTPVSQANRIEWSKFPTFSLPFPVIYSGPRLGDTQASPLAHGFAQLGNITEREAALTTSAQRAIIYYGVAYGLGQPWEQIESPWNNNLTAYRANWENWMIGVSGGQKNAAGQYVLPISRLVLDIERILETDTQILRIKTNSLVPQQYRSLSDAEFLVAYKRAIRNLYAEAARYIRQRSDLSNIALSGYADTPILNNALNITTFSWADWTTNLNRVNYLTNDSTNSRPGGPYYEQLTEMAPSGYYYYDYPNPFARDYLPYLLFQIEVNRAWSSKPIVPFVGLRYHPSSSSYPGFVQPFMAEATAIFPVFSGAAGLWLWDDPTLESSRSDVYASYEYFTHGLYRLSQFSDMFQGSYERVIETPARDLMEKQLPVWRGIVKGNNILIAAHNSYAAEGQQTSLTVRYKNWQQTIQLTGREVYLCRFDMSVVTGTEPTIPTVSVFPNPTSTSLTVSFGQLPTNPTRLTLADVTGRAVGQWPVTNATQMLNVASLPTGTYVLTISTDGGRQTHKVILNRDR is encoded by the coding sequence TTGCCCAAAATACAAGGTATGCGGAATCGATTGAGCGTCTGGTACGGGCTGGCGGCACTGATGGGGCTTCTATCTGGCGGGGGCGCGTCGGCACAGCAGCAGTGCGCTACGGCGTTGAACTTCACGCCTGTTAGCCAGGCCAATCGGATCGAGTGGAGCAAGTTTCCGACGTTTTCGCTACCCTTCCCCGTCATCTACAGCGGTCCCCGGCTGGGCGACACGCAGGCCAGTCCGCTGGCGCACGGCTTTGCCCAGCTGGGCAATATCACGGAGCGCGAAGCTGCACTGACGACCAGCGCGCAGCGGGCTATAATCTATTACGGTGTTGCCTACGGATTGGGGCAGCCGTGGGAGCAGATCGAGAGTCCGTGGAATAACAATCTGACGGCTTACCGCGCCAACTGGGAAAACTGGATGATTGGCGTGTCGGGTGGGCAGAAAAACGCGGCCGGGCAGTATGTGCTACCCATCAGCCGACTCGTACTTGATATAGAGCGGATTCTGGAAACCGACACGCAGATTCTTCGTATCAAAACAAACAGTCTGGTGCCGCAGCAGTACCGGAGTCTGTCTGATGCTGAGTTTCTGGTGGCCTACAAACGGGCTATCCGAAATCTGTACGCTGAAGCGGCCCGCTACATCCGGCAACGGTCGGACCTGAGCAACATCGCCCTGAGTGGATATGCTGACACGCCCATCCTGAATAACGCCCTCAATATTACCACGTTTTCCTGGGCCGACTGGACAACCAACCTGAACCGGGTCAATTACCTGACGAACGATTCAACCAACAGCCGCCCTGGTGGGCCGTATTACGAGCAGCTGACGGAAATGGCTCCGTCGGGGTATTATTACTACGATTACCCCAACCCCTTTGCCCGCGATTATTTGCCGTATCTGCTGTTTCAGATTGAGGTCAATCGGGCGTGGAGCAGCAAACCCATCGTGCCGTTTGTGGGGTTGCGCTATCACCCGTCGTCGAGTAGTTATCCGGGTTTCGTGCAGCCGTTTATGGCCGAAGCGACGGCTATCTTTCCCGTCTTTTCGGGCGCAGCCGGACTGTGGCTCTGGGACGACCCGACGCTGGAAAGCTCCCGCTCGGATGTGTACGCGTCTTACGAGTACTTTACGCACGGCCTGTATCGGCTATCGCAGTTCAGCGATATGTTTCAGGGTAGCTACGAACGGGTTATCGAAACGCCCGCCCGCGACCTGATGGAGAAGCAGTTGCCGGTATGGCGGGGTATTGTCAAGGGTAATAATATTCTGATTGCGGCTCATAATTCCTACGCGGCTGAAGGGCAGCAGACCAGCCTAACGGTGCGCTACAAAAACTGGCAGCAAACAATTCAGCTGACGGGCCGGGAGGTGTACTTGTGTCGCTTCGATATGAGCGTCGTAACGGGTACTGAGCCGACCATACCCACCGTCAGTGTATTTCCCAACCCCACCAGCACCAGCCTTACAGTGTCATTCGGTCAGCTACCCACCAACCCGACTAGGCTGACATTGGCCGACGTAACCGGTCGTGCCGTCGGCCAATGGCCCGTCACCAATGCGACACAGATGCTGAACGTAGCCTCTCTCCCCACCGGAACGTACGTGCTGACGATCAGCACCGACGGTGGTCGTCAAACCCACAAAGTAATCCTGAACCGTGACCGCTGA
- a CDS encoding thioredoxin domain-containing protein, producing the protein MPNQLQYETSPYLLQHANNPVDWYPWGEEALNRAIDEDKPILVSIGYSACHWCHVMERESFEREGVARVMNEHFVCIKVDREERPDVDAIYMDAVQAMGVQGGWPLNVFLMPDAKPFYGLTYLPTQQWVNLLASINNAFIENRDDLSQSAEAFARELNLSDTERYGLSGTNFRVTPDFLDVLYRKIAVKADDEKGGMRRAPKFPMPTIWRFLLRYQAAIDHIDPNAPEIQSALHLVTQTLDRMALGGIYDQLGGGFARYSTDADWLAPHFEKMLYDNGQLITLYSEAYSLTRSPLYKQIVYQTIAFAQRELLSPEGGFYSALDADSEGVEGKFYTFTTPELRDLLGDDFGWFAELYHVTEAGNWEHVNILHRTETDESFAGRMGWPAELGAKLRVIHDRLMAVRDTRIRPGLDDKILCSWNGLMLKGLATAYRVFNEPEFLTLALRQAFFLLRKLRDSRNGRLWHTYKLGRARQPGFLDDYAAVIDGLLALYQATFTESWLTEADQLMQYVLLNFSDTGEEGDPLFFFTDKNGEELIARKKELFDNVIPASNSMMAENLFVLSLLLERPAYADRADRMLGRMQPLAQANADYLSNWAGLFALRAQPTAEIAIVGPDADRFRAEIDAVYYPNKVLSGTVGRSDLPLLDQRGTLDGKTAIYVCYNRTCQLPVTSVDAVWPLL; encoded by the coding sequence ATGCCCAATCAACTGCAATACGAAACAAGCCCTTACCTGCTTCAGCACGCCAACAACCCCGTCGACTGGTACCCGTGGGGGGAGGAAGCCCTCAACCGCGCTATCGATGAAGACAAGCCCATACTGGTCAGTATTGGCTATTCGGCCTGCCATTGGTGCCACGTCATGGAGCGCGAATCGTTCGAGCGGGAGGGCGTCGCGCGGGTGATGAACGAACATTTCGTTTGTATAAAAGTCGACCGGGAAGAGCGGCCCGACGTCGATGCGATTTACATGGATGCGGTGCAGGCAATGGGCGTGCAGGGCGGCTGGCCGCTTAACGTCTTTCTGATGCCCGACGCCAAACCATTCTACGGTCTTACCTACCTGCCGACGCAGCAATGGGTGAACCTGCTGGCCAGTATAAATAACGCGTTCATCGAAAATCGCGACGATCTGAGTCAGTCGGCCGAGGCCTTTGCCCGTGAGCTGAACCTGTCCGACACCGAACGCTACGGCCTGTCGGGAACCAATTTTCGCGTAACGCCCGATTTTCTGGATGTGCTGTACCGGAAGATTGCCGTGAAAGCCGACGACGAAAAAGGCGGGATGCGCCGGGCGCCCAAGTTCCCGATGCCGACGATCTGGCGGTTTTTGCTGCGGTATCAGGCCGCTATCGATCATATCGACCCCAACGCGCCCGAAATCCAGTCGGCTCTGCACCTCGTTACGCAGACGCTCGACCGGATGGCATTGGGCGGCATCTACGATCAGCTCGGCGGTGGGTTTGCCCGCTACTCGACCGATGCCGACTGGCTGGCGCCCCACTTCGAGAAGATGCTGTATGACAACGGGCAGCTAATCACGCTGTATTCGGAAGCCTACAGCCTGACCCGCAGCCCGCTCTACAAACAGATCGTATACCAGACCATTGCCTTCGCCCAGCGCGAACTGCTCAGCCCCGAAGGCGGCTTTTATTCGGCCCTTGATGCTGATAGCGAAGGGGTCGAAGGTAAGTTTTACACCTTTACCACGCCCGAACTCCGCGACCTGCTCGGCGACGATTTCGGCTGGTTTGCCGAGTTGTATCATGTCACGGAGGCCGGCAACTGGGAGCACGTAAACATCCTGCACCGTACGGAAACTGATGAGTCGTTTGCCGGGCGTATGGGCTGGCCGGCGGAGCTGGGCGCGAAGCTGCGCGTTATTCACGACCGGCTGATGGCTGTGCGCGACACTCGTATCCGGCCGGGGCTTGACGATAAAATCCTCTGCTCGTGGAATGGATTGATGCTGAAAGGGCTGGCAACGGCCTACCGCGTGTTCAACGAGCCAGAGTTCCTGACGCTGGCGCTGCGGCAGGCGTTCTTTCTGCTCCGCAAGCTGCGCGACAGTCGTAACGGTCGGCTTTGGCACACCTATAAGCTGGGCCGGGCGCGGCAGCCGGGCTTCCTCGATGACTACGCGGCCGTTATCGACGGACTGCTGGCCCTCTATCAGGCCACGTTTACGGAAAGCTGGCTCACCGAAGCCGATCAGTTGATGCAGTATGTGCTTCTGAATTTCAGCGATACGGGTGAAGAGGGCGATCCGCTGTTTTTCTTTACCGATAAGAACGGCGAAGAGCTTATTGCCCGCAAGAAAGAACTGTTCGACAACGTCATCCCGGCGTCGAACTCGATGATGGCTGAAAACCTGTTTGTGCTCAGTCTGCTGCTCGAACGCCCGGCCTACGCCGACCGCGCTGACCGGATGCTGGGGCGGATGCAGCCGCTGGCGCAGGCCAACGCCGATTACCTGTCCAACTGGGCTGGCCTGTTTGCCCTCCGCGCTCAGCCAACCGCCGAAATCGCCATTGTCGGCCCCGACGCTGACCGGTTCCGGGCTGAAATCGACGCGGTGTATTACCCCAACAAGGTGCTGAGCGGTACCGTCGGCCGGAGCGATCTGCCGCTACTCGATCAGCGCGGTACGCTCGACGGCAAAACTGCGATCTACGTTTGCTACAACCGTACCTGCCAGTTGCCTGTCACTAGCGTCGACGCCGTCTGGCCGCTGCTATAG
- a CDS encoding thioredoxin family protein, with amino-acid sequence MPYSSPPALSGFNSAVLLVFVTPAATDEVQRQQTQLTDHLKRQPGLSVRVLYIDASQHPAVVGCFSVTRFPTIVLVQRGIELFRHEGTIGA; translated from the coding sequence ATGCCCTACTCATCCCCGCCCGCTCTTTCTGGTTTCAATTCGGCAGTGCTGCTGGTTTTCGTCACACCAGCGGCAACCGACGAGGTGCAGCGCCAGCAAACGCAGCTCACCGACCACCTGAAACGCCAGCCGGGGCTATCCGTGCGGGTCCTATACATCGACGCCAGCCAGCATCCGGCCGTTGTCGGCTGCTTCAGCGTCACCCGTTTCCCCACAATCGTACTGGTTCAGCGGGGCATCGAACTGTTTCGGCACGAGGGGACTATCGGGGCGTAA
- a CDS encoding sensor histidine kinase, which yields MSTNSATPVLTALLAEPGDDFIGLFDPGAGQFTRVNAAGALMLGFATEADLLTQLNQANPSAGLVSAVMQIARPGLTQLPQGTEVELVHRDGTQFHARLTVTNIPENNHDIWLVRLRNLGRLYQAERALQQSLLRYEAVFTNATIGIIVANQAGQIVSANQLARHLFGYPDNELVGLSIDQLVPTNVGRCHKELRQSFNANPQVRAMGHNRDLHARRRDGSVFPVEVSLSYFKKDDQLYAVAYIIDITFKKEAESQLLTHRDRIERLNAELEQKVIDRTHALMTTLEQLEQSKDELAKALSAERRLGELKSRFVSMASHEFRTPLTTVLTSATLIEKYPGLDQQDKRQKHIQRIRASVDHLNDILEEFLSVGRLEEGNIDVRPVRVELARLVDEVIGDMQALRKPDQVIQTEMHGPDWIWLDASLLRKVIVNLLSNAIKYSDAGSVIWVRASWQHGQLQLSVIDQGVGIAPADQAHLFEWFYRAKNAGNVPGTGLGLHIVGRYVDLMGGRVSLHSELNRGTTVSLTLPYEEYPAD from the coding sequence ATGTCAACAAACTCCGCTACGCCCGTTCTGACGGCTCTGCTTGCCGAACCGGGCGACGATTTTATTGGTCTGTTCGATCCCGGTGCCGGGCAGTTTACCCGCGTCAATGCCGCCGGGGCCCTGATGCTGGGCTTCGCGACCGAAGCTGATTTGCTGACGCAGCTGAATCAGGCTAACCCGTCAGCGGGACTCGTGTCGGCCGTTATGCAAATTGCCCGGCCGGGGCTGACCCAGCTGCCGCAGGGTACCGAAGTTGAACTGGTCCACCGCGACGGAACGCAGTTTCACGCCCGGCTGACGGTGACGAACATCCCTGAAAACAACCACGATATCTGGCTGGTGCGACTGCGAAATCTGGGGCGGCTGTATCAGGCTGAGCGGGCGTTGCAGCAAAGTCTGCTGCGCTACGAAGCGGTATTTACGAATGCCACCATCGGCATTATCGTCGCCAATCAGGCCGGGCAGATCGTGTCGGCCAACCAGCTTGCCCGGCACCTGTTCGGCTACCCCGACAACGAACTCGTTGGCCTGTCGATCGATCAGCTCGTACCGACCAACGTCGGTCGGTGTCACAAGGAGCTGCGGCAGTCGTTCAACGCCAACCCACAGGTGCGGGCAATGGGGCACAACCGCGACCTGCACGCCCGGCGCAGGGATGGATCAGTGTTTCCGGTCGAAGTCAGCCTCAGCTATTTCAAGAAAGACGATCAGCTATACGCCGTCGCGTACATCATCGACATCACATTCAAGAAAGAAGCCGAAAGCCAGCTGCTGACCCACCGCGACCGGATCGAAAGGCTCAACGCCGAACTCGAACAGAAGGTGATCGACCGGACCCACGCCCTCATGACGACGCTCGAACAGCTGGAACAATCGAAAGACGAACTGGCGAAAGCATTGTCGGCCGAGCGCAGGCTGGGCGAACTGAAATCCCGCTTTGTCTCAATGGCGTCGCACGAGTTTCGCACCCCGCTGACCACCGTGCTGACGTCGGCGACGCTGATCGAAAAGTACCCTGGCCTCGATCAGCAGGACAAACGGCAGAAGCACATTCAGCGCATCCGGGCGTCGGTCGACCATCTCAACGACATTCTCGAAGAATTTTTGTCGGTTGGTCGGCTGGAGGAAGGCAACATTGACGTACGGCCGGTGCGCGTTGAACTGGCCCGGCTCGTCGACGAAGTTATTGGCGATATGCAGGCCCTGCGTAAGCCCGATCAGGTAATTCAGACGGAGATGCACGGCCCGGACTGGATATGGCTCGACGCGTCGCTGCTGCGTAAGGTGATTGTTAATCTGCTGTCCAACGCGATCAAGTATTCGGATGCCGGTTCGGTGATCTGGGTACGGGCAAGCTGGCAGCACGGGCAGCTACAGCTGTCGGTTATCGATCAGGGCGTGGGTATCGCCCCGGCCGATCAGGCACATCTGTTTGAATGGTTTTACCGGGCCAAAAACGCGGGCAACGTACCCGGCACGGGGCTCGGCCTGCACATCGTCGGTCGTTACGTCGACCTGATGGGTGGGCGCGTAAGCCTGCACAGTGAATTGAATCGGGGCACAACCGTCTCGCTGACTCTCCCTTATGAAGAATATCCTGCTGATTGA
- a CDS encoding response regulator produces the protein MKNILLIEDNDGIRENTAEILELTGYHVLTAENGKVGIEKALETRPDLIICDIMMPVLDGYGVLHIVNKNPQLAGIPFIFLTAKTERTDFRRGMELGADDYLTKPFDESELLSAIEGRLKRLEQMSGPGAAELNPSAAGRPSAPNAVGHISALTDLIADRKVHTVRRKQYIYTEGDDPTRLYFLKAGNVKTVRASPDGKELITALYGPGDFFGYVPLLENTPYTDSAVALEASELVYIPEDEFLPLVTDPRVGQPLLRLLAGHISERETQLVSMAYNSLRRRVADTLLRLHHVSGDAPSAGLIQLSRDDLASVVGTATESLIRILSEFRQDGLIEQTGGAIHVLQPDKLRQTHW, from the coding sequence ATGAAGAATATCCTGCTGATTGAAGACAACGACGGTATCCGTGAGAACACCGCCGAAATTCTGGAACTGACGGGCTACCACGTCCTGACGGCCGAAAACGGGAAAGTGGGTATCGAAAAAGCACTCGAAACCCGGCCCGACCTGATTATCTGCGATATTATGATGCCGGTGCTGGACGGCTACGGGGTGCTGCACATCGTCAATAAAAATCCGCAACTGGCCGGGATTCCGTTCATTTTCCTGACGGCAAAAACCGAGCGGACCGACTTTCGGCGGGGTATGGAGCTGGGAGCTGACGATTACCTGACCAAACCGTTCGACGAAAGCGAACTGCTCAGTGCGATCGAAGGGCGGCTGAAACGGTTGGAGCAGATGAGCGGTCCGGGCGCTGCGGAGTTGAACCCGTCGGCGGCTGGTCGGCCATCGGCCCCGAACGCCGTAGGGCACATCAGCGCTCTCACTGACCTGATTGCCGATCGGAAGGTGCACACCGTTCGGCGGAAGCAGTACATCTACACCGAAGGCGACGACCCCACCCGGCTGTATTTTCTCAAGGCGGGCAACGTCAAAACGGTACGCGCCAGCCCCGACGGCAAGGAACTGATTACGGCTTTGTACGGGCCCGGCGACTTTTTTGGTTATGTACCCCTGCTCGAAAACACCCCCTACACCGACTCCGCCGTCGCCCTCGAAGCCAGCGAACTCGTCTACATCCCCGAAGACGAGTTTCTGCCACTAGTGACCGATCCGCGTGTGGGTCAGCCACTGCTTCGACTGCTGGCCGGGCACATCAGCGAGCGCGAGACGCAACTGGTAAGCATGGCCTACAACTCACTGCGCCGGCGCGTAGCCGATACGCTGTTACGGCTGCATCACGTTTCCGGTGATGCGCCGTCAGCTGGCCTGATTCAGCTATCGCGCGACGATCTGGCCTCGGTCGTGGGTACGGCTACCGAGTCACTAATCCGGATTCTAAGCGAATTCCGGCAAGACGGCCTTATCGAGCAGACCGGCGGAGCGATTCACGTTCTCCAGCCAGATAAGCTACGCCAGACCCACTGGTAA
- a CDS encoding secondary thiamine-phosphate synthase enzyme YjbQ, producing the protein MAVYQQTIQLPAFPRGFHLITRIIEREFADLYQIQAGVLHVFIQHTSASLSINENADPTVRQDFESFFNRTVPENAPYFKHNYEGPDDMPAHLKAALLGHAVTIPITNGQLNLGTWQGIYLGEHRDHGGRRTLVVTAWG; encoded by the coding sequence ATGGCTGTATACCAGCAAACGATTCAACTGCCTGCTTTTCCGCGCGGCTTCCACCTGATTACCCGAATTATCGAACGCGAATTCGCCGACCTCTACCAGATTCAGGCCGGGGTGCTGCACGTATTTATCCAGCATACGTCGGCCAGTCTGAGCATCAACGAGAATGCCGATCCGACTGTACGGCAGGATTTTGAAAGCTTTTTCAACCGCACCGTACCGGAGAACGCACCATATTTCAAACACAATTACGAAGGCCCCGACGACATGCCCGCGCACCTGAAAGCGGCCCTACTGGGTCATGCCGTCACGATACCGATCACCAACGGACAGCTTAATCTCGGCACCTGGCAGGGTATCTACCTCGGCGAGCACCGCGACCACGGCGGCCGTCGCACGCTGGTGGTAACGGCGTGGGGGTGA